The proteins below come from a single bacterium genomic window:
- a CDS encoding cysteine synthase family protein: MQVIGKTPLLKLERLSEPGCAEIYVKYEGTNPTGSMKDRMALSMIEGAERRGELKPGGMVMDYTGGSTGSSLAMVCATKGYRAHFVSSDAFAEEKLQTMKAFGATLEIFPSENRKITAKLIDSMVQRARELSKQPNTFWTDQFNNMDNRNAYHNMATEIIEALGKNIDEFIMGVGTGGCFSGNSEVLKKEIPNIRCIPIEPLHVRSLSGGDTSGTHRLEGIGAGFIPSICRLDLADEIISVSDEDARETARKLARLEGIFGGTTSGANVWAAIQRARIIGAGKKIVTVIVDSGLKYLNGDLYK; the protein is encoded by the coding sequence ATGCAGGTCATAGGAAAAACACCGTTACTAAAATTAGAACGATTATCCGAGCCCGGCTGCGCCGAAATATATGTAAAATACGAAGGAACTAATCCCACCGGCAGCATGAAAGACCGGATGGCGCTTTCCATGATCGAAGGCGCGGAACGGCGGGGCGAACTCAAGCCCGGCGGTATGGTGATGGATTATACCGGTGGAAGTACGGGGAGTTCTCTCGCGATGGTCTGCGCCACGAAAGGTTATCGTGCGCACTTCGTTTCCTCCGATGCTTTTGCAGAGGAAAAACTTCAGACCATGAAAGCCTTTGGCGCCACGCTTGAAATATTTCCGAGTGAGAACCGAAAAATTACAGCCAAACTGATCGACTCCATGGTTCAGAGAGCGAGAGAATTAAGTAAACAGCCCAATACATTTTGGACTGACCAGTTTAATAACATGGATAATAGGAATGCCTATCATAATATGGCAACAGAGATCATCGAGGCGCTCGGAAAAAATATTGATGAATTTATTATGGGCGTAGGGACGGGCGGCTGTTTTTCAGGAAATTCAGAAGTGTTAAAAAAGGAAATACCCAATATACGCTGTATCCCGATTGAACCGCTGCACGTTCGCTCCCTTTCGGGAGGCGATACGTCGGGAACGCATAGATTAGAAGGCATTGGCGCAGGATTCATTCCGAGCATATGCCGGTTGGATCTGGCGGATGAAATAATATCCGTTTCGGATGAAGATGCCAGGGAAACGGCGCGAAAACTGGCAAGACTGGAAGGGATATTCGGAGGAACCACCTCCGGAGCCAATGTGTGGGCAGCCATTCAAAGGGCGAGAATTATCGGCGCAGGGAAAAAAATCGTGACTGTGATCGTTGATTCAGGACTTAAATATCTTAACGGCGATTTGTATAAATAA
- a CDS encoding intradiol ring-cleavage dioxygenase — MRKTAVILMWVIFVTSSCNAQKNSNDLPECNWCGTDEAPANLTSHVIIAPADEPGVRITIRGKFYQSDGETPAAGVIVYLYHTNAKGLYEKKGNETGNGKRHGYLRAWLKSSSDGSYAFETIRPASYPSGTEAQHIHITVKSPGKQEIALDSFMFDDDPLLTAERKKRLKQVGDSGSGILSLKNVDGMTVGYRDIVLPN; from the coding sequence ATGAGAAAAACAGCGGTTATATTAATGTGGGTGATATTCGTTACGTCCAGCTGCAATGCCCAGAAAAATTCAAATGATTTGCCTGAATGCAATTGGTGCGGCACAGACGAAGCGCCGGCTAACTTAACTTCACATGTAATCATCGCCCCTGCAGACGAACCGGGCGTGCGAATTACTATTCGCGGAAAATTTTATCAATCCGACGGAGAAACGCCTGCGGCCGGAGTTATTGTGTACCTCTACCACACCAATGCAAAGGGTCTGTACGAAAAAAAGGGTAACGAAACCGGTAACGGCAAACGGCACGGCTATCTTCGCGCTTGGCTGAAGAGTTCGTCCGACGGATCGTATGCATTCGAAACCATCCGTCCCGCATCGTATCCAAGCGGAACGGAAGCGCAACACATCCACATTACCGTCAAATCTCCCGGAAAACAGGAAATTGCGCTGGACTCTTTTATGTTTGACGACGACCCGCTTCTTACCGCCGAAAGGAAAAAAAGATTAAAACAAGTCGGCGATTCAGGATCGGGAATTCTATCGTTAAAAAACGTGGATGGTATGACGGTTGGTTATCGCGATATTGTTCTGCCCAATTAA
- a CDS encoding FMN-binding negative transcriptional regulator has protein sequence MYIPQHYKNEDTDAVRAFIHGNGFAILVSQVDAKPWATHIPLYLDKNSDGKDVLIGHISRSNKQWKDFDKNEEVLAIFSGPHAYVSSSWYDHENVPTWNYLAVHVYGNVRIVAGEQLKDQLGKLVDKYESGMQNPVSVNGMSKEFVDREMRGIVGFEIEITRIQAAMKLSQNRDENNYDRVVKALEAQGDMDSVEIAKLMKKRK, from the coding sequence ATGTATATTCCTCAACATTACAAGAACGAAGACACGGACGCGGTCAGGGCATTCATTCATGGCAACGGTTTTGCCATATTGGTAAGTCAGGTTGACGCAAAACCATGGGCCACGCATATCCCGCTGTACCTGGATAAAAACTCGGACGGCAAAGACGTCCTGATCGGACATATCTCGCGGAGCAATAAGCAATGGAAGGATTTTGATAAGAACGAGGAAGTGCTGGCGATTTTTTCAGGGCCTCACGCATACGTGTCGTCGTCATGGTACGATCACGAGAATGTTCCGACCTGGAATTATCTCGCCGTTCATGTATACGGTAACGTCCGTATCGTCGCGGGCGAACAACTGAAAGACCAGCTCGGTAAACTGGTTGATAAATATGAATCGGGTATGCAGAATCCGGTAAGCGTCAATGGAATGTCGAAGGAATTTGTTGACCGCGAAATGCGCGGCATCGTCGGGTTTGAGATCGAGATCACCCGTATTCAGGCTGCAATGAAACTTTCACAGAACCGCGATGAAAATAATTATGACCGGGTCGTCAAGGCTCTGGAGGCGCAAGGAGATATGGATTCGGTCGAGATCGCAAAACTAATGAAGAAAAGAAAATGA
- a CDS encoding DUF3788 family protein, whose translation MNKHLLNDSNEFPDDKILLKHLDKSKVLWDELTSTVSSNFPPTTLEWKYYKDGGSWLGKLVQKKKTVCWISVWDKFFKVSFYFTEKNDKDIKNMKIDQSLKDAYFAHKPIGKLKPLTVEVKTKKALKDVCELISYKTSL comes from the coding sequence ATGAATAAGCATCTTTTAAATGATTCAAACGAGTTTCCCGATGACAAAATCTTATTAAAACACCTTGATAAGAGCAAAGTTCTTTGGGATGAATTGACATCTACGGTCTCTTCCAATTTTCCACCGACCACGCTGGAATGGAAATACTACAAAGACGGAGGCTCGTGGCTGGGTAAATTGGTTCAAAAGAAAAAAACGGTTTGCTGGATATCCGTTTGGGATAAGTTCTTCAAAGTATCTTTTTATTTTACAGAAAAGAATGACAAAGACATAAAAAATATGAAAATTGATCAAAGCCTGAAGGACGCATATTTTGCCCATAAACCGATTGGGAAACTGAAGCCTCTAACTGTCGAAGTTAAAACCAAAAAGGCACTAAAGGACGTCTGTGAATTGATAAGCTATAAAACCTCCCTTTAG
- a CDS encoding nuclear transport factor 2 family protein, whose translation MTPKQIVQKWVDAFNRVDLDALMELYADDAVNHQVVFEPLRGKEKIRRMFAGEFAKAKMVCIVEKIFEDGEWAILEWKDPLGLRGCGFFQIVNGEIVFQRGYWDQLSFLRQHKLPLPKE comes from the coding sequence ATGACCCCCAAACAAATTGTACAAAAATGGGTTGACGCTTTCAACCGCGTTGACCTTGATGCGCTAATGGAATTGTACGCCGATGATGCGGTTAATCATCAAGTGGTTTTTGAACCCCTGCGGGGAAAAGAAAAGATCCGGCGGATGTTTGCCGGTGAATTTGCAAAGGCCAAAATGGTTTGCATCGTCGAGAAAATTTTCGAGGACGGCGAATGGGCCATTCTCGAATGGAAGGACCCGCTTGGTCTGCGCGGCTGCGGCTTCTTTCAGATCGTCAATGGTGAGATCGTTTTTCAGCGAGGTTATTGGGATCAGTTATCTTTCCTGCGTCAGCACAAACTGCCTTTGCCTAAGGAGTAA
- a CDS encoding S9 family peptidase: MKRFYILFLICISGLAAQDRSLLTLERIYGSDEFKPKFFGHSKWLKDGSGYATLEPSASSAGGRDIVTYDVEKGTRDILLSSSRLMPEGQSTALSIYNYSWSPDDKRLLIFTNTKKVWRLHTRGDYWTLDLASGKLRQLGGNAEPSTLMFAKFSPDGNKVAYVRENNLYSEDVVTGKITQLTFDGSKTVINGTFDWVYEEEFHIRDGFSWSPDSKSIAYWQLDATDIGIFYMINNTDSVYSRVIPVQYPKAGENNSACRIGVVSAEGGSTTWMKVAGDSRTDYYIPRMEWAGNSDAVVMRHLNRLQNTMQLMLGDVKTGEVRSIFTDTDNAWISIDDEFKVLGGKGFLIISERDGWRHVYQVSRDGKKLTLLTPGNFDVVNVLNADEKENWLYYIASPDNATQRFLFRMKTDGKGKAEKLTPVKNGWHAYQISPNAKYAIHTYSTIDEPATIELISLPEHKTLRVIQDNAEMKKNLSVIKRRPTEFFKIDIGKGTTLDGWMIKPFDFDSTKKYPLFFFVYGEPANQTVTDDWDKDYLWHQMLAQQGYVVCSIDNRGSPAPRGRSWRKIIYRDLGYLGPQDQADAVRIMRTWNFIDSTRVGIWGWSGGGASTLQAMFRFPELYHVGMCVSPVTDQHNYDNIYTERYMGLPKDNAADYTRTAPLTYVKNLRGHLLLVHGTGDDNVHYQNTEMMINELIKAGKPFDMMAYPNRTHSINEGEGTSLHLRSLLTRYLKTHLPPGPK, translated from the coding sequence ATGAAACGATTTTACATTTTATTTCTTATTTGCATCTCCGGCCTTGCGGCTCAGGACCGTTCCTTGCTGACGCTGGAACGCATTTACGGTTCGGATGAATTCAAACCGAAGTTTTTCGGCCACTCCAAATGGCTCAAGGACGGGTCCGGCTACGCAACCCTTGAACCTTCGGCATCCTCCGCAGGCGGGAGAGACATCGTGACATACGACGTTGAAAAAGGTACACGGGATATTTTGCTCAGTTCGTCCAGACTCATGCCCGAAGGACAGTCTACAGCTCTGTCGATCTACAATTACTCATGGTCGCCGGACGACAAGCGACTTTTGATATTCACCAATACGAAAAAAGTTTGGCGGCTCCATACGCGCGGCGATTATTGGACGCTCGATCTTGCGAGCGGCAAACTGCGTCAGCTCGGCGGCAATGCCGAACCCTCTACGCTCATGTTTGCAAAGTTCTCCCCCGACGGAAATAAAGTTGCCTATGTGCGCGAAAACAATTTGTACTCGGAAGATGTGGTAACCGGCAAGATCACTCAGTTGACCTTTGACGGTTCAAAAACAGTGATCAACGGGACATTTGACTGGGTGTACGAAGAAGAATTTCACATTCGCGATGGATTCTCCTGGAGCCCCGACAGCAAGTCTATCGCCTATTGGCAACTCGACGCTACGGACATCGGTATTTTTTATATGATCAATAACACCGACTCCGTTTATTCCCGCGTGATCCCGGTTCAATACCCCAAAGCGGGCGAGAATAATTCCGCCTGCCGTATCGGCGTCGTCAGCGCGGAGGGAGGTTCCACTACCTGGATGAAAGTTGCAGGCGATTCACGTACAGATTATTATATTCCGCGAATGGAATGGGCAGGCAATTCCGACGCGGTCGTAATGCGCCACCTGAACCGTCTGCAGAATACAATGCAGCTTATGTTGGGAGACGTAAAGACGGGCGAAGTTCGATCCATCTTTACCGACACGGACAACGCATGGATTAGTATCGATGATGAATTTAAAGTCCTCGGCGGCAAAGGATTTCTCATTATCAGCGAACGCGACGGATGGAGGCATGTGTATCAGGTCTCCCGCGACGGCAAAAAACTGACGCTGCTTACGCCCGGGAACTTTGACGTCGTAAATGTTCTGAACGCCGACGAAAAAGAAAACTGGCTGTACTACATCGCATCGCCGGATAATGCGACGCAGAGGTTTTTATTCAGAATGAAAACGGACGGTAAAGGAAAAGCCGAAAAGTTAACGCCTGTGAAAAACGGATGGCATGCCTATCAAATTTCACCTAACGCGAAATACGCCATTCATACTTATTCTACCATTGACGAACCGGCCACGATCGAATTGATCAGCCTGCCGGAACACAAGACACTTCGGGTTATACAAGACAATGCCGAAATGAAAAAAAATCTTTCCGTTATCAAAAGGCGGCCAACCGAGTTTTTTAAAATCGACATCGGTAAGGGAACCACACTCGACGGATGGATGATCAAACCTTTTGATTTTGATTCCACCAAAAAATATCCGCTTTTCTTTTTCGTATACGGCGAGCCTGCTAATCAAACCGTCACCGATGACTGGGATAAAGATTATCTATGGCATCAGATGCTGGCGCAGCAGGGATACGTCGTATGCAGTATTGATAACCGCGGCTCGCCGGCACCGCGCGGCCGTTCATGGCGCAAAATTATATACCGTGATCTCGGGTATCTCGGGCCGCAGGATCAGGCCGATGCGGTTCGTATAATGCGCACATGGAATTTTATTGATTCGACCCGCGTCGGAATATGGGGCTGGAGCGGCGGCGGCGCCAGCACCTTGCAGGCAATGTTTCGATTTCCGGAATTGTATCATGTCGGCATGTGTGTTTCTCCGGTGACCGATCAGCATAATTATGATAATATTTATACCGAACGATACATGGGACTGCCGAAAGATAACGCTGCCGATTATACTAGAACCGCGCCTTTGACCTATGTGAAAAATTTACGCGGGCATCTGCTGCTCGTTCACGGAACCGGCGATGATAACGTACATTATCAAAATACGGAAATGATGATCAATGAGCTGATCAAAGCGGGAAAACCGTTTGATATGATGGCCTATCCGAACAGGACACATTCGATCAACGAAGGCGAGGGAACTTCTCTGCATTTGCGCTCATTGCTTACACGGTATCTGAAAACGCATTTGCCTCCGGGACCGAAATGA